The Candidatus Effluviviaceae Genus V sp. DNA segment CATCAACAAGGACGACGGCTCTGGTCGGGGCGAGGCGGCGGCGGAAGAACACGGGCTGGAGGTGGTCGGGAGCTTCCTGGAAGAGAGGATCATCGCGGAGATGTGCTCGAGGGGTGAGCATCCGGTGCGGTCCGACCGGGAGTACGCTGCAGAGATGAACAGGGTGCAGCGTGCTCTGGACGAAGCACGGGTGATCGGGGGCAGGTGATGAAGCAGCTCGTCGTGACCAGCGGCAAGGGCGGAACCGGCAAGACGAGCGTCGTCGCCTCGCTCGCCGCGCTCGCGGACGACATCGTACTGGCCGACTGTGACGTCGACGCGGCCGATCTTCATCTCGTGCTGTCGCCCGAGAGGCGGCGGCGCGAGGTCTTCTCGGCCGGGTTCCTCGCCGTCGTCGACGCCTCGGCCTGTGCCGGGTGCGGCCGCTGTGTCGAGGCGTGCCGTTTCGGCGCGATCACGCTCGAGGACGGCCAGGCCTCCGTGAACGCGTACGCGTGCGAAGGGTGTGGCGTGGGTGAGCTTGTCTGTCCCGCCGGCGCCGTACGGTTCGAGGAGACGGATGTGGGAGAGTGGTTCGTCTCGGACACGCCCGCCGGCCCGATGGTCCACGCGCGACTGCGACCTGGAGCGGAGAACTCCGGCAAGCTCGTGACCGTTGTGCGCCGCGAAGCGCGGGCGGAGGCGGCCCGGTGCGGGGCCGGTCTCATTCTGATAGACGGTTCACCGGGCATCGGGTGTCCGGTCATCGCATCGCTCACGGGTGCCGACCTCGCACTGGCCGTGACTGAACCCACGCTCTCAGCGCAGCACGATCTTGAGCGCGTCGTCGAGGTGTCGCGGATCCTCAGGACGCCGGTCGTCGTCGCGATCAACAGATGGGACATCAACCTCGATGTCACGAATGCGATAGAGGAGTGGTGTCACAAGG contains these protein-coding regions:
- a CDS encoding (4Fe-4S)-binding protein gives rise to the protein MKQLVVTSGKGGTGKTSVVASLAALADDIVLADCDVDAADLHLVLSPERRRREVFSAGFLAVVDASACAGCGRCVEACRFGAITLEDGQASVNAYACEGCGVGELVCPAGAVRFEETDVGEWFVSDTPAGPMVHARLRPGAENSGKLVTVVRREARAEAARCGAGLILIDGSPGIGCPVIASLTGADLALAVTEPTLSAQHDLERVVEVSRILRTPVVVAINRWDINLDVTNAIEEWCHKEELPVVGLIPYDTAVTRAQIEGRSVVETSDGAAAASLDALWRRVEGILTGTSGED